The Aurantiacibacter gangjinensis genome includes a region encoding these proteins:
- a CDS encoding ubiquinol-cytochrome C chaperone family protein produces the protein MTKAATPMSFLSRLFGMKPDPREELRPLWHSVVATSREPEWYRDCHVEDTVDGRFDMIALVLSLVTLRMERSEDLAPRTGLLTELFVEDMDRQLRDSGVGDLMVGKKMGKIMAAVGGQMGALRTALASDEDAELAAVLERNMRVSGEAPPMALAARTRALANDLAAQSDADILAGRLRA, from the coding sequence ATGACGAAAGCTGCCACGCCAATGTCCTTCCTCAGCCGCCTGTTTGGCATGAAACCCGATCCGCGCGAGGAATTGCGCCCGCTATGGCACAGCGTGGTCGCCACATCGCGCGAGCCGGAATGGTATCGCGATTGCCACGTAGAAGACACGGTGGATGGTCGCTTCGACATGATCGCGCTGGTGCTCTCGCTCGTCACCCTGCGCATGGAAAGGAGCGAAGACCTTGCCCCGCGCACCGGCCTGCTGACCGAATTGTTCGTGGAAGACATGGATCGCCAGCTGCGCGATAGCGGCGTGGGCGACCTGATGGTGGGCAAGAAGATGGGCAAGATCATGGCGGCTGTCGGCGGCCAGATGGGCGCGCTGCGCACCGCGCTGGCAAGCGATGAGGATGCGGAGCTTGCCGCCGTGCTGGAACGGAACATGCGCGTTTCGGGGGAGGCTCCGCCCATGGCACTGGCCGCACGCACACGGGCGCTGGCCAATGATCTGGCGGCACAGAGCGATGCCGATATCCTTGCCGGAAGGCTGCGCGCATGA
- a CDS encoding outer membrane protein assembly factor BamE translates to MKRAGLVLASATVLAGCSSIDVHRGYINDSVLIASVQPGLDNRESVRGTLGQPSLTSQFGDPVWYYVSSRTAQAPFSQPRIDTHSVLAVHFDEAGNVVSTDVTGIDQIARIDPESDTTPTLGRERGFLEDLFGNIGRVGAPGAPGAGGGGRPPGQ, encoded by the coding sequence ATGAAGCGCGCAGGTCTTGTGCTGGCGTCGGCGACGGTGCTGGCGGGCTGTTCCTCCATCGATGTGCATCGCGGCTATATCAACGATAGCGTGCTGATCGCCTCGGTGCAGCCGGGCCTCGACAATCGCGAATCGGTGCGCGGTACGCTGGGGCAGCCCTCGCTTACCAGCCAGTTCGGCGATCCGGTGTGGTATTACGTCTCCAGCCGCACGGCCCAGGCGCCTTTCAGCCAGCCGCGGATCGACACGCATTCCGTGCTGGCCGTGCATTTCGACGAGGCGGGCAATGTCGTCTCCACCGATGTGACCGGGATCGATCAGATCGCCCGGATCGACCCTGAAAGCGATACCACCCCGACGCTGGGCCGCGAGCGCGGCTTCCTGGAAGACCTGTTCGGCAATATCGGCCGGGTCGGCGCACCGGGCGCGCCTGGTGCAGGCGGCGGCGGGCGTCCTCCGGGTCAATAA
- the hslU gene encoding ATP-dependent protease ATPase subunit HslU, with protein MMDNLTPKAIVAALDEHIIGQKDAKRAVAVALRNRWRRQRLRDDLRDEVTPKNILMIGPTGCGKTEISRRLAKLAEAPFVKVEATKFTEVGYVGRDVEQIARDLVEDAIRLEKDKRREAVREAASEAAMQRLLDALVGAGASEATRESFRQRITDNSMNDTEVEIEVAEQQGMQMDIPGMGGGATMINLGEMMGKAFGGPPKKKRKLKVPDAWDKLVDEEAEKRMDQDDVARTALQNAETNGIVFLDEVDKIAVSDVRGGSVSREGVQRDLLPLIEGTTVSTKYGPMKTDHVLFIASGAFHVAKPSDMLPELQGRLPIRVELRSLTEEDFVRILSETRANLVSQYKALLGTEKLDVEMTDDAVAEVAKLAAQVNEGVENIGARRLQTVMEKLFEELSFEAEDMAGQQVTVDADYVRGKLADLAGDTDLSKYVL; from the coding sequence ATCATGGACAACCTCACCCCCAAAGCCATCGTCGCCGCACTCGACGAACACATTATCGGCCAGAAGGATGCCAAGCGCGCGGTTGCCGTGGCGCTGCGCAATCGCTGGCGGCGACAACGCCTGCGCGATGATCTGCGCGACGAGGTGACGCCCAAGAATATCCTGATGATCGGCCCCACCGGCTGCGGCAAGACGGAAATCAGCCGCCGCCTTGCCAAGCTGGCCGAAGCGCCGTTCGTGAAGGTCGAGGCGACCAAGTTCACCGAGGTCGGCTATGTCGGCCGCGACGTGGAACAGATCGCGCGCGACCTGGTGGAAGATGCGATCCGGCTGGAAAAGGACAAGCGCCGCGAAGCCGTGCGCGAGGCGGCGAGCGAAGCCGCGATGCAGCGCTTGCTGGATGCGCTGGTCGGCGCAGGGGCCAGCGAGGCGACGCGCGAAAGCTTCCGCCAGCGCATCACCGACAATTCGATGAACGACACTGAAGTCGAGATCGAGGTGGCTGAACAGCAGGGCATGCAGATGGACATTCCCGGCATGGGCGGCGGCGCGACCATGATCAACCTCGGCGAAATGATGGGCAAGGCCTTCGGCGGCCCGCCCAAGAAGAAGCGCAAGCTGAAAGTGCCCGATGCGTGGGACAAGCTGGTCGATGAAGAAGCCGAAAAGCGTATGGACCAGGACGATGTCGCGCGCACCGCCCTTCAGAATGCGGAAACGAACGGCATCGTCTTCCTCGACGAGGTAGACAAGATCGCCGTCAGCGATGTGCGCGGCGGCTCCGTCTCCCGCGAAGGCGTGCAGCGCGATTTGCTGCCACTGATCGAAGGCACGACTGTCAGCACCAAATACGGTCCGATGAAGACCGACCACGTGCTATTTATCGCATCGGGCGCGTTCCACGTCGCCAAGCCATCGGACATGCTGCCCGAATTGCAGGGCCGCCTGCCGATCCGCGTCGAACTGCGCAGCCTTACCGAGGAGGATTTCGTTCGCATCCTCTCCGAAACGCGCGCCAATCTGGTCAGCCAGTACAAGGCGCTACTCGGCACCGAAAAGCTGGATGTCGAGATGACCGACGATGCCGTGGCGGAAGTCGCCAAGCTGGCCGCGCAGGTCAATGAAGGCGTCGAAAATATCGGCGCCCGCCGCCTGCAAACGGTTATGGAAAAGCTGTTCGAGGAACTGAGCTTCGAAGCCGAGGATATGGCCGGTCAGCAAGTGACGGTGGACGCCGATTATGTACGCGGCAAGCTGGCTGATCTCGCCGGCGACACGGATCTGAGCAAATACGTGCTCTAA
- a CDS encoding WD40 repeat domain-containing protein produces MLLAMALPAAAQWYGPLPNPPQGALQLTPIWTRIADRNGEAGGTEVAVMTRYGHYVVTGSKYDNQIILWRMDDASIVWRRTVDQEVEAIAFSPDGSHFVAVGEDAVIRLMRTSDGETVQALPTDFALDSVAWSHGGQTVIAGEEDSGNLHMFSADAGFARLTPLRVLDAGRTINSIDFTSDDSRFVAGGDEGVVRLYDTASGESLRRMERHDRSIKSVRFSPDDSLILSGGAEGTTKLWNAETGELIKSMNQPGYIEAVEFAPDGRHFFVGGMPMQIRVFRTADFLTGMPRRDMDDIADLGLVLSIPSYSTEYIHFHESGAMVSAHEDGLVRTWLWTSDPTINRRSHLELRRQQDEAASQRAD; encoded by the coding sequence ATGCTCCTCGCCATGGCCCTGCCGGCTGCGGCGCAATGGTACGGACCCTTGCCAAACCCGCCGCAGGGCGCCTTGCAACTCACACCGATCTGGACGCGCATCGCGGATCGCAATGGCGAAGCGGGCGGAACCGAAGTGGCCGTGATGACGCGTTACGGGCACTATGTCGTCACCGGCTCCAAATATGATAACCAGATCATTCTCTGGCGGATGGATGATGCCTCCATCGTCTGGCGGCGGACAGTCGATCAGGAGGTTGAGGCCATCGCCTTTTCGCCCGACGGATCGCACTTCGTCGCCGTGGGCGAGGATGCCGTCATCCGCCTGATGCGCACCAGCGATGGCGAAACCGTGCAGGCCTTGCCGACCGATTTTGCGCTGGACAGCGTCGCGTGGTCGCATGGCGGCCAGACGGTGATCGCGGGCGAGGAGGATTCGGGCAACCTGCACATGTTCTCCGCCGATGCAGGGTTCGCGCGTCTCACGCCTTTGCGTGTTCTGGATGCCGGTCGCACGATCAACTCCATCGATTTTACATCAGACGATTCCCGCTTCGTGGCGGGCGGCGACGAAGGCGTGGTCCGGCTGTACGATACGGCAAGCGGCGAATCGCTGCGCCGTATGGAGCGGCATGACAGGTCCATCAAATCAGTGCGCTTTTCGCCCGATGACAGCCTGATTCTGTCCGGCGGTGCGGAAGGCACCACCAAGCTGTGGAATGCCGAGACGGGAGAACTCATCAAGAGCATGAACCAGCCCGGCTATATCGAGGCGGTGGAATTCGCGCCCGATGGCCGGCATTTCTTCGTGGGCGGCATGCCCATGCAGATCCGCGTGTTCAGGACCGCCGATTTCCTCACCGGCATGCCGCGCCGCGACATGGACGACATTGCCGATCTCGGTCTGGTCCTCTCGATCCCGAGCTATTCGACGGAATACATCCACTTCCATGAAAGCGGTGCGATGGTGTCCGCCCATGAGGACGGGCTCGTGCGCACATGGCTGTGGACGTCCGACCCGACGATCAACCGCCGCAGCCATCTGGAGCTGCGTCGCCAGCAGGATGAGGCTGCCTCGCAGCGCGCGGATTAA
- a CDS encoding YceD family protein gives MSDTGTPSAPEFSRMVDRRSITAEPVTLEANEAERAALARRFEIVSVEHLHATVTLEADGEVVNAKGTLDAAIVQSCAVSGDDLPQTVSEELTLRFVPESALPAYSPDEEVELTEDELDEIPYSGTAFDLGEAVAQTLALAIDPYAEGPDADSARRAHGLVEEGDEDGPLADMLRGLKG, from the coding sequence ATGAGCGATACCGGCACCCCGTCCGCACCCGAATTCTCGCGCATGGTGGACCGCCGCTCGATCACCGCAGAGCCGGTGACGCTGGAAGCGAACGAGGCGGAGCGCGCTGCGCTGGCCCGCCGGTTCGAGATTGTTTCGGTCGAGCATTTGCACGCTACCGTTACGCTGGAAGCGGATGGCGAGGTGGTGAATGCGAAAGGCACGCTCGATGCCGCCATCGTGCAAAGCTGCGCCGTATCGGGCGACGACCTGCCGCAGACCGTCTCCGAGGAACTGACGCTGCGCTTCGTGCCAGAAAGCGCGCTGCCCGCTTACAGTCCGGACGAGGAAGTCGAACTGACAGAGGACGAGCTCGACGAGATCCCCTATTCCGGCACCGCCTTCGACCTTGGCGAAGCCGTGGCGCAGACATTGGCGCTCGCCATCGATCCCTATGCCGAAGGCCCCGACGCGGACTCCGCCCGCCGCGCGCACGGCCTTGTCGAGGAGGGCGACGAGGACGGCCCGCTGGCCGACATGCTGCGCGGATTGAAGGGTTAG
- the hslV gene encoding ATP-dependent protease subunit HslV produces the protein MSDDRASHGLTQWHGTTIIGVKRGDNTVIAGDGQVSMGNTVMKPNAKKVRRIGDGGKVVAGFAGATADAFTLFERLERKLEQHSGQLLRAAVELAKDWRTDKYLRNLEALMIVADKDTLLVLTGNGDVLEPEGGIAAIGSGGNYALAAARALSDYEEDAEKIARRAMQVAADVCVFTNGNVTVETV, from the coding sequence ATGAGTGACGATAGAGCGAGCCACGGCCTCACCCAGTGGCACGGCACCACCATCATCGGCGTGAAACGCGGCGATAACACCGTCATCGCGGGCGATGGGCAGGTCTCGATGGGCAATACCGTGATGAAGCCCAACGCGAAGAAGGTCCGCCGCATCGGCGATGGCGGCAAGGTGGTTGCGGGTTTCGCCGGCGCTACCGCAGACGCCTTTACCCTGTTCGAGCGGCTGGAGCGCAAGCTGGAACAGCATAGCGGCCAGCTGCTGCGCGCCGCCGTTGAACTCGCCAAGGACTGGCGCACCGACAAGTATCTCCGCAATCTCGAAGCGCTGATGATCGTAGCCGACAAGGACACGCTGCTGGTCCTCACCGGCAATGGCGATGTGCTGGAGCCCGAAGGCGGGATCGCGGCCATCGGGTCCGGCGGCAATTACGCGCTCGCCGCCGCACGCGCGCTCTCCGATTACGAGGAAGACGCCGAGAAAATCGCCCGCCGCGCCATGCAGGTGGCGGCGGATGTGTGCGTCTTCACCAATGGCAATGTGACGGTGGAAACCGTTTAG
- a CDS encoding CapA family protein, with translation MSLRKLAFPLLGGLIASTPFASLAVWSQTVAQDVTPVSITSDRPLEGASTAGETWPLPPLAEGEISLIFMGDTNISYREDPDSAFSEIAATLLTADVLYANLEGPFAGGTDDPEASDAPGKDWRHSNPDQVAALTAAGFDAVGTANNVTLPRDAAMRSLAVLQGAGIAQTGSGANIEAARAPVILERGGLRIGILQRSTLFEQDDHLATADQPGIAGFAVDTLYRPDLRGNKPGRPMRVETRLDPQAVAQWRSDIAALSAVTDIQIVSFHWGLSDAATNVGYEEELARLSIDAGADAVIGHGTHRFKPVEVYAGRPIFYDIGQGLFDDRRNFDAIKGGTRSQRYPEGLMVRLRADRTGVTGAEFVPLWRDTFGDDLLRLYRTDSDVGRQVIEELRVRMRMAYMREPFMIEPEWVRLEGIDPSASD, from the coding sequence ATGTCGCTACGCAAACTCGCTTTTCCGCTACTCGGCGGCTTGATTGCCTCCACGCCTTTCGCAAGTCTAGCGGTATGGAGCCAGACAGTGGCGCAGGATGTCACCCCGGTCTCGATTACCAGCGACCGGCCACTCGAAGGCGCTAGCACGGCAGGGGAGACTTGGCCGCTGCCGCCACTGGCCGAAGGTGAGATTTCGCTCATCTTCATGGGTGATACTAACATCTCCTACCGCGAGGATCCGGACAGCGCCTTTTCCGAAATTGCCGCAACCCTGCTGACGGCCGATGTGCTCTACGCCAATCTCGAAGGCCCTTTCGCGGGCGGTACGGACGATCCTGAGGCCAGCGATGCTCCCGGCAAGGACTGGCGCCATTCCAATCCCGATCAGGTCGCCGCCCTGACGGCGGCCGGCTTCGATGCGGTCGGCACCGCCAACAATGTTACCTTGCCCCGCGATGCGGCGATGCGCAGTCTCGCTGTCTTGCAGGGCGCGGGCATAGCGCAGACGGGCAGTGGCGCGAATATCGAAGCGGCCCGCGCGCCGGTCATACTGGAACGCGGCGGCCTGCGGATCGGCATCCTGCAACGCTCCACCCTGTTCGAGCAGGACGATCATCTGGCGACAGCAGATCAGCCCGGCATTGCCGGATTTGCGGTAGACACACTGTATCGCCCCGATCTGCGCGGCAACAAACCGGGTCGCCCGATGCGCGTTGAAACACGCCTCGATCCGCAAGCCGTCGCGCAATGGCGCAGCGACATCGCCGCGCTGAGCGCGGTGACCGACATTCAGATCGTCAGCTTCCACTGGGGCCTGTCGGACGCCGCCACCAATGTCGGCTATGAGGAGGAGTTGGCCCGCCTCTCCATCGATGCAGGAGCCGATGCCGTGATCGGCCACGGCACACACCGCTTCAAACCGGTGGAGGTCTATGCCGGCCGACCGATTTTCTACGATATCGGACAAGGCCTGTTCGACGACCGGCGCAATTTTGACGCAATCAAGGGCGGCACGCGCTCGCAGCGATATCCGGAAGGGCTGATGGTGCGCCTGCGCGCCGATCGCACCGGCGTGACGGGCGCGGAATTCGTGCCGCTTTGGCGCGACACCTTCGGCGACGATCTGCTGCGCCTTTACCGGACGGATAGCGATGTCGGTCGCCAGGTGATCGAAGAACTGCGCGTGCGTATGCGCATGGCCTATATGCGCGAGCCCTTCATGATCGAGCCGGAATGGGTGCGTCTTGAAGGTATCGACCCGTCCGCCAGCGACTAG